The DNA window ACTTGTTTGAGTATTTAGAAGTAATGTTTGATAGCTTGGCAGATGCTCAAATTGCCATTAAAATTTTGTGTCAAAATGAATTATTTGTTTTAGCAAGACAGGTGATTAGTAGTCTTTCGCAATGGCAGGAAGATTTGCTGACAATTGTTACAATGGGGGAGGAAAAATCTCGTCAAGAGTACCAGGAGACATTACAAACACGTTTGCGAGACTTTTATCATTTAGGAGATTACTCCCTTGAAGAGCAGCAAAGTAGGCTGCAGGCGGCTTTTAAACTTCCTTTAAATGAATTTATTACAGGCGCTAAATTCCTGCTTCGTGATCCCTACACTCATCCACTGGTAAAGTCTAGTTTGGTTGAGCTGCTTAGTAAGTTACAAGTTGCAGATCCAGTTACTGTTTATTGGCTAGATAAGAAAGAATATACAATTGTGCCAGCCGATATTCAGCCTTTAAATTTATTGCCAATCGTTAGTGAAGGTAAGAGATTAATTAAGGAAAAGTGTGGAAATCAAAACCCGCAGACAGAAAAGCTGGCAATTCAAGAATTTCAATTACAGGTAATGTTTTTGTATCCGCGAATTAATCAAATTATTAAGGACATTGATGAATGGACAGACGTTTTAATCGCAAGAATAGAAGGAAAGAAAGTCGCAACAAATACAGTTTCTAGTACCTGGCAGGAACGACTAGGTAAGCAGATTGACGAATTAATAGAAAAACATTAGTCAAATACATTTACAAATGAACAGATAGTTGATATTATATTTAAGAATTCTTCTTCAGAGCCTAAGATTAAAGCTTTCAATTGGCGAAAAGAAGTTGTACAATATGTATAAGGGTATGTCAGTCACCGAATCAGATGATCTGGCATTATACTTGTAAATTATCAGGAGGTTTTCATTAATGGCTGAAAAAGAACATTATGAACGTACAAAACCCCACGTTAACATTGGTACTATTGGCCACGTTGACCACGGGAAGACTACTTTAACTGCTGCTATTACAAAGGTATTGGCAGCCAAAGGTTTAGCAAAGGCAGAAGATTACGCTGATATCGATGCTGCTCCAGAAGAAAAGGAACGTGGTATCACTATCAACACTGCCCACGTTGAATACGAAACTGAAAAGCGTCACTACGCACACATCGATGCCCCTGGACACGCTGACTACGTTAAGAACATGATCACTGGTGCTGCACAAATGGATGGTGCTATCCTTGTTGTTGCTGCTACTGATGGTCCTATGCCACAAACTCGTGAACACATTCTTCTTGCTCGTCAGGTTGGTGTTCAATACATCGTTGTATTCTTGAACAAGACTGACTTAGTTGACGATGATGAATTAGTTGACTTAGTTGAAATGGAAGTTCGTGACTTACTTAGCGAATACGATTTCCCTGGTGACGATGTTCCAGTTGTTCGTGGATCAGCTCTTAAGGCACTTGAAGGTGACCCAGAACAAGAAAAAGTTATCCTTCACTTAATGGATGTTATTGATGACTACATTCCAACTCCAAAGCGTCCTACTGACAAGCCATTCATGATGCCTGTCGAAGACGTATTTACTATCACTGGTCGTGGTACTGTTGCTTCTGGTCGTATTGACCGTGGTACTGTTAAGGTCGGTGACGAAGTTGAAATCGTTGGTTTAACTGAAGACGTTCTTAAGTCAACTGTTACTGGTTTGGAAATGTTCCACAAGACTCTTGATCTTGGTGAAGCTGGGGATAACGTTGGTGTACTTCTTCGTGGTATTTCACACGACCAAATCCAACGTGGTCAAGTTTTGGCTGAACCAGGTTCAATCCAAACTCACAAGAACTTCAAGGGTGAAGTTTACGTTATGACTAAGGAAGAAGGGGGACGTCACACTCCATTCTTCTCAAACTACCGTCCACAATTCTACTTCCACACAACTGATGTTACTGGTACTATCGAATTACCAGATGGTGTAGAAATGGTTATGCCTGGTGATAACGTTACATTCACTGTTAACTTACAAAAGCCAGTTGCTCTTGAAAAGGGTCTTAAGTTCACTATTCGTGAAGGTGGACACACTGTTGGTGCCGGTGTTGTATCCGACATCTTAGACTAATTTTTGAGTACAGATATGCTGAAAGGCTTGGGGAAACCCAAGTCTTTTTCTTTAACAAAAATATTTGAAAATAACTTGGGGATCAGCCGTCAATAAGTTGCAATTACTGGTCTCCTACGGTAAACTAATATAGTATGTAAAGACTAATTATAAATATTAATTAGTCAAATTGATTTGTTATTGGAGGAAATAAAATGTCAGCAAAATGGGAACGCGATAGCGATGCCAGCAAAGGTACATTGACATTTGAAATTGATGTCGACACTATTAACAAGGGAATTGACGAAGCTTTCGTTGAGACTCGTAAAAAGATCACTGTTCCGGGCTTCCGGAAGGGTCGTGTCCCTCGTCAAATCTTTAACCAAATGTACGGTGAAGAATCATTGTATCAAGATGCCTTAAACAAGGTATTACCTGATGCATATAACGAAGCAGTAAAGGAAACTAACATTCAACCTGTAGATCAACCTAAGATTGATATTAAGAGCATGGAAAAGGGTCAACCATGGGTATTAACTGCTGAAGTTGACGTTATGCCAGAAGTTAAATTAGGTGAATACAAGGGTATGGAAGTTTCTGCTCAAGACACCACTGTTACTGATGCTGATGTTGATGATGCACTTGAAACTAAGCGTCAACAACAAGCTGAACTTGTATTAAAAGAAGATAAGCCAGCCGAAAAGGGTGATACTGTCGTTATTGATTACAAGGGTAGCGTTGACGGTGAAGAATTTGATGGCGGTTCAGCTGAAAACTACTCACTAGAATTAGGTTCAGGCTCATTTATTCCAGGTTTTGAAGATCAATTAATCGGTCACAACGCTGATGAAGATGTTGATGTAAATGTTACCTTCCCAGAAGATTACCACGCTAAGAATCTTGCTGGCAAGGATGCACTTTTCAAGGTTAAGATTCACGAAATCAAGGAAAAGCAATTACCAGAACTTGACGATGATTTCGCTAAGGATGTTGACGAAGATGTTGATACTTTAGCTGAATTAAAGGAAAAGACTAAGAAGCAACTTCAAGAAGAAAAGGATAACCAAGCTAAGGCTGCTATTGAAGATGCTGCTATCAATAAGGCTGTTGCTAATGCAGAAATCCAAGATATTCCACAAGCAATGTTGGATGATGACACTAACCGTCAAATGCAACAATACTTAGCAGGAATGCAACAACAAGGTATCAGTCCTCAAATGTACTTCCAAATTACTGGTACAAAGGAAGAAGATTTGAAGAAGCAATTTGCTAATGATGCTGCTCAACGTGTAAAGACTAACCTTGTCTTAGAAGCAATTGTTGACGATGCTAACTTAGATGCTACTGATGAAGAAATTGCTAAAGAAATTTCTGACCTTGCAAAGCAATACGGTATGGAAGAAGATGCTGTTAAGAAGGCATTATCTAAAGACATGTTAATGCATGATATTAAGATCCGTAAGGCTGTTGACTTAGTTGCTGATTCAGCAAAGCAAGTTAAGGATGACGAAAAGTCTGACAAGTAATTTGTTAAATAATTACTAATCAATGAGGCTGGAAGAAAACAGTAGTTTTCTTCCAGCCTCGCTATTTTAATCAAATATTAGTAAGATAAAGTAGAAAATAATTTACTGAGTAATTTAGTCGAAATTAAACAGTAATTTTGTTATTATGTTTTAATAAGTCTTAGAGGAGGTTCATTTATGTTTGAAGATACCACTGGTATGGATTCAGTTCACTGTTCATTTTGTGGAAAGTCCCAAGATGAAGTGAAAAAAATTGTTGCTGGTCCTGGCGTCTATATTTGTAACGAATGTGTTGACCTTTGTAAACAAATTATTGATCAGGAACTAGCAGAAGATGAAGCTAAAAAAGCTTTCCGTGTGCCAACTCCAGGAGAGATTGTTAACGAACTGGATGACTATGTAATCGGTCAAGGTGATGCTAAAAAAACATTAGCAGTTGCTGTTTATAACCACTATAAGCGGGTTAATGCAATGATGAGTGGCGATAATAATGATACAGAACTTCAAAAGAGCAACATTGCCGTAATTGGTCCAACTGGTTCTGGGAAAACCTATCTTGCCCAATCACTTGCGCGAATTCTAAATGTTCCGTTTGCAATTGCAGATGCTACAACTTTAACTGAAGCTGGATACGTTGGTGAAGACGTTGAAAATATTATCCTTAAATTACTTCAGGCTGCTGACTTTGATGTAGAACGTGCTGAAAAAGGAATCATTTACATTGATGAAATTGATAAAATCGCAAAGAAGAGTGAAAATGTATCAATTACGCGTGATGTTTCTGGAGAGGGGGTTCAACAAGCTCTTTTAAAGATTCTTGAAGGAACAATTGCTAATGTACCACCTCAGGGAGGACGTAAGCATCCACAGCAAGAATTTATCCAAGTTGATACAAAGAATATCCTCTTTATTGTTGGGGGAGCCTTTGATGGAATCGAAACAATTGTTAAGGAACGACTCGGTGATAAGACAATTGGATTTGGAACAGACTCACGAGAAGCTGAAGAGGTTACGGATAAAAATATTTTGCAACATGTTATCCCAGAAGACCTTCTTAAGTTTGGCTTGATTCCAGAATTTATTGGACGATTACCTGTGATGACTGCTCTTGAAAAACTTGATGAAGATGACCTTGTTCGAATCCTTACTGAGCCAAAGAATGCATTAGTTAAGCAATATCAAGAGTTAATTCGCCTTGATGGAAGTAAGTTGACCTTTACTGATGGTGCATTACGAGCAATGGCACAACTAGCAATCAAGCGAAATACAGGTGCTCGTGGTCTCCGTTCGATTATTGAAGATGTAATGCGGGATGTAATGTTTGACTTGCCAAGTCGTAAAGATGTAGAAAAGGTAATTATTGATAAACGATGTGTAACGCAACATACAGAACCTCGTTACGTTTTAAAGGATGAAAAAGCTTCTTAATGAAATGAGGTAAGCAAATGGAAGTTCACAATGTAGATTTAACAATCAGTGCCGTAAGTGATGAACAATATCCTAAAACAAATATTCCAGAAATTGCTTTAGTTGGTCGTTCAAATGTTGGGAAGTCATCGTTGACAAATGTCTTAATCAACCGGCGCAATTTTGCTCATACGTCTAGTCAGCCAGGTAAAACCCAGACGTTAAATTTCTATGACGTTGAGGATAAGGTATATTTTGTCGATGTTCCAGGATATGGGTATGCCAAAGTCTCGAAAAAAGAGCGAGAACGATTTGGAAAAATGATCGAACAATACTTAACCCAACGTGAACAATTACGCGGAGTTATTCAATTAGTTGATGCACGGCATGAACCCACCCCTGATGATGTAAATATGTATAATTGGTTACAATATTATAATATTCCAACATTAATCGTAGGGACAAAGATTGATAAGGTAAAACGAAGTACATGGAATCGCCAACTAAGCCTTATCAAAAAGACCCTTGATGTTGAGAGTTCAACACCGATTATTCTATTTTCAGCTACAGAGAAAAAGGGTAAAGATGATGTTTGGCAGTGGATTGAAGAGCGAATGGGGAAGAACTAAGTTGGATTTTAATGAATACCAAAATGCAGCAAAACGAACCTTATATGGGAATGAACAAGTTTTAACAAATTGTGCATTAGGATTAGCTGGTGAGTCAGGACAAGTCGTTGATTTAGTAAAAAACTATACTTTTCGTAGTCGAAAATTAGATCGTAAGGAACTAATCCACGAAATGGGTGATGTCTTATGGTATTTATCTCAAATTGCAGAATGGGCCGATATTCCATTTGAAGAGGTTGCCAAAGCAAATATTGAGGAATTAAATCAGCGCTATCCGACTGGTTTTAAAAAGCAAGATTAAAAATAGAGAGTGGAAAATAGCCTTCTCGACAAGGCGGTTGGCTAAGCTAGGGCGATGATTAGCACGGCACGGGCTGATTATCGTTCGTACTTAGACTCGAGCCTTGTGGCGACGCGAAGTTAGTTCCACGTTACTATTGTTCATAAAAGTAGTGGAGGCTGGGAGAAAACTTTTGTTTTCCCCCAGCCTCCTTTGCATTATTTCTTTTCTTTATCCTTGCTATCTTTTTCTTTTTTATCGTCATTTTTTTTAGTTGCTTTTGGTTTTTTAGGATCAATCGCAAATTGATCAAATAATTTATCAAGCTGTTCGCTTCTTCTAGTAACTAATCCCATTTTTTTAGCCTTTTTTTATATTTGACAAAATGCTAGCATAAATTTTGCTAAATGTACAATTATTTCTAAACACTTTCTTTGCCTTAATGATGATTTTTCAGATATAATATATTGTTAGATAATTTTTCGGAGGGATTTTGCGATGGCCAGTGAACATTTAGAACATAAACTAGCATTGTTACCTGACAAGCCAGGTTGCTACCTGATGAAAAACATTAATGATCAGATAATTTATGTTGGTAAAGCTAAAAATTTAAAAAATCGGGTTCGGTCTTACTTTAAGAGTAGCCACACCGGTAAAGTAGCTAAAATGGTTTCAGAAGTTGCGGACTTTGAAACCATTGTAACTTCGACTAATAAGGAGTCGTTCTTACTTGAAATAACGCTGATTCAAAAACATCAACCTTATTTCAATATCAAATTAAAAAAGGGAACTGGTTATCCCTACATAAAAATAACAAATGAGCGGGATCCCCAAATTAAGATCGTTAGTAAAATAAAAAAAGATGGTGGATATTATTTTGGCCCTTATCCAAATGTCTATGCTGCGGAGGAGACGATGCATTTTATTCAAAAGGTTTACCCATTAAGACGATGTAATGGGTATCAAGGCCGTCCGTGTTTGTATTACCATATGGGACAATGTTTAGGAGCTTGTTTTAAAGACGTTCCTAAGAGCGAATATGAAGAGCAAATTAAAAAAATTAAGTCATTTTTGAGTGGAAATACAGCGACAGTTAAGCGACAGTTAACCAAAAAGATGCAACTAGCAGCAGAAAACATGGAGTTTGAACGAGCTGCTGAAATTCGAGACCAGCTTCACTATATTGAAGTGACAGTTGAAAAACAAAAGATTATTTCAAATGATAAAACCCCTCGTGATTTATTTAATTTCTATATGGATAAAGGGTGGCTTTCTATTCAAATTTTCTTTATTCGGCAGGCGCGGTTGATGAAACGAGAAAAACGTCTATTTCCAATCGTGGATACGGCAGTTGAAGAAATGACTAGCTTTATTCTCCAGTTTTATAATCGTCGCAATAATATTTTGCCTCGTGAAATTCTTCTTCCTAAGGGCCTTCCCAATAAAGAAATAAGTGAAATATTAGGGGTACCAGTTCGGACACCGGTTCGTGGTGAAAAACGGGACCTCTTAGCAATGGCACATGAAAATGCTCAGTTGTCTTTAGATGAAAAATTTCGACTGCTTGAGATGGACCAAAGTAAGACTACCGGTGCGATGAAAGAGATTACGGATGCCCTTGGACTTCCAGAAGGTCACCGGATTGAAGCGTTTGATCATTCTCATATTCAGGGGGCTGATCCTGTTAGTGCAATGGTTGTATTTGTTAATGGAGAACCAGCTAAAAATTTTTACCGGAAGTATAAATTGAAAACGGTGATTAATCATGCTGACGAAGCTGCCAGTACCCGTGAAGTTATTCGACGGAGGTATTCGCGTCTCTTAAAAGAGAATAAGCCAATGCCGGATATGATTTTTATGGATGGTGGCGAAATTCAGATGGATGCGGCTAAAGATGTTTTAGAGAATGAACTTGGTCTCGATATTCCGGTAGTAGGGATGGTAAAGAATGATAAACACCAAACCGCTGACTTATTGTTCGGGGATGATGATCACCATATTAATTTGAATCCACGGAGCCAAGGCTTTTACTTAGTTCAACGCATTCAAGATGAGGTTCACCGGTTTGCAATTACTTTCCACCGGCGCGTTCATACCAAGCATTCGTTAAGCTCGCGTTTGGATGAAATTAAGGGAGTGGGACCGCGGACTCGGACGAAATTACTTAAAAAATATGGTTCAATTACCAAGATTGCTCAAGCATCAGTTGATGAAATCCATTCACTGGGGATTAATCGACCTACCGCCCAGTTAATTAAGGTTTCATTGCAGAAAAATGCTGAGGTGGCGAAGGGTAGTAGTCATGATTGAATTTTGACAGGCTTATAAATTTTAAATATACTAAATAATAGACTAAAGAACGGAGACAATCATTATGAATATGTTTGTTGATCAAATAAAAATTGAAGTACATGCAGGTAAAGGTGGCGATGGAATGGTGGCATTTCGTCGTGAAAAATATGTTCCTAACGGTGGCCCAGCTGGTGGCGATGGTGGCCGTGGAGGCAGTATCATTTTAAAAGTTGATGAAGGATTACGGACATTAATGGATTTCCGTTATCACCGAATTTTTAAAGCTAAAAACGGTGGCAATGGGATGAGTAAACAGATGACTGGTCCAAGTGCAGAAGATACAATTATTGCTGTTCCCCAAGGTACTACTGTTAGGGATCTTGATACTGGTGAGATTATTGGTGATCTCGTTGAAAAGGATCAAGAATTAGTAGTTGCCAAGGGTGGCCGTGGTGGTCGCGGCAACATTCACTTTGCTAGTGCTAAAAACCCTGCTCCTGAAATTGCTGAAAATGGTGAACCAGGAGAAGACCATTACTTAGAATTAGAATTAAAGATGCTTGCTGACGTTGGATTAATTGGGTTCCCTTCTGTTGGAAAGTCAACTTTATTATCAGTAGTAACCGGTGCTAAGCCTAAAATTGCTGCATATGAATTTACGACATTAACTCCTAATCTCGGAATGGTAATGCTACCAGATGGCCGTGATTTTGCAATGGCTGATATGCCTGGTTTAATTGAAGGAGCATCGAAGGGTGTCGGCCTTGGATTGAAGTTCTTACGGCATATTGAACGTACGCGCGTTCTCCTTCACCTAGTTGATATGAGCAGTGAAGATCCTCATCAAGCAATTGAACGTTACCGGCAAATTAATAAGGAACTTGCTAATTACGATCCTGAATTATTAAAACGACCACAAATTGTAGTTGCGACAAAGATGGATTTGCCAAATTCTGCCGATAACTTAGCTGCTTTTAAAGCTGATTTGGCAGCAGATAAAACTTTAGAAAAACAGCCAGAGATTTTCCCTATTTCAGCGGTTACTCATCAAGGTGTTCAACAATTAATGCAATTAACTGCTGATCTCTTAGATAAGACGCCCGCATTTGATAGTGAGAGTCATGATAAAGAATTAGTCGCTGAATATCGTGCTGCTGCTCCTGACAAGAAGGATGAAGCGGACTTTACCATTACCAAGGATGAAGACGGCACCTGGGTATTGGGCGGCGAAAAACTTATTCGGTTATTTAAGATGACTGATTTAACTCATGAAGAAAGTCAATTACGCTTTGCTCGTCAACTTCGTCATATGGGAGTTGATGATGCGTTAAGAGCTAAAGGTGTACAAGATGGCGATCTTGTAAGAATTGAAAAATTTGTTTTTGAATTTATTCAATAAAATTATACGTAGCAAAGGTAGGAAAAATATAAATGCAACTTGAATTTTTAGGAACAGGCGCTGGTTCCCCAAGTAAGCAACGTAATGTAGCAAGCGTTGCATTGCGGTTGTTAGAAGAACGAAACGCAATTTGGTTATTTGATGTGGGAGAAGCTACTCAACATCAAATTCTCAATACGACAATTAGGCCACGAAAGATAGAAAAAATCTTTATTACTCACTTGCATGGTGATCATATCTTTGGTTTACCTGGGTTACTAAGTTCTCGCTCTTTTCAAGGAGGAACCGAACCATTGACGATCTATGGACCAGTAGGAATAAAGCGGTATGTTCAGACTTCTTTGCAAGTAAGTGAGTCACGCCTCAGTTATCCTTTGCACTTTGTTGAAATAACAGATGACGGGGAACTATTTAATGATCATGGCTTTAGAGTGATTGCACGAAAGTTAGATCATAAAATCGCTTGTTTTGGCTACCGGATTGAAGAAGCGGATCATCCAGGAGAATTACAAGTTGAGAAATTACGAGAACAAAAAGTACCATCTGGGCCAATTTACGGCCAACTAAAAGCTGGAAAAACGGTTACTCTTCCTGATGGTCGCGTATTAGATGGTCATGACTTTATTGGCACTCCTCAACCTGGACGCATTATTGCAATTTTAGGCGATACTAGACAAACAAAGAATGCAATTTTGTTAGCACAAAATGCGGATGTATTAGTGCATGAAAGTACTTTTGCTAAAGATGAGACGAAGATGGCACACAATTATTATCATTCAACCAGCAAACAAGCAGCTGAAATTGCAAAAAAAGCAGGTGTTAAAAAATTATTGTTAAATCATATTTCAGCACGATACACTGGTAAAGCAGCCTATCAATTGGCATATCAAGTTCGTAATATTATTCCTGATACTCGAGTTGTTAATGATTTTGATGTGATTGATATTCCGTTCAAAAAATGAAAAGAGATGGCAAAAAATGCTGAGAAGAGTAAAGACGTTACGTTTTCTGCGAAATGAAGTTGTATTAATTACTGGTGGTTCAAGTGGAATCGGCAAAGAGTTGGCTTTTGAGGCAGCTCGTCGTGGTGCAATTGTTGTTGTTGTTTCTCGTAACCTTGAGAAGTTGCAAGAAGTAGCCAAGAAATGTTTAATTTTATCTGGCCGGCCAGCATTTGCTTATCAATTGGATGTCACCGACCCTGATCAGATTGATGATGTGCTTTCGAAAGTTCAACATGAAGTAGGAGGAATCGATGTATTAATTAATTCTGCTGGGCTTGGTGACTTTATTCCCGTAGTTAAGGAATCTTACAGCTCAATGGAAAAAATGGTACATACAAACCTCTTAGCTTTAATGTATATTAGTCGGTGTGTGGCTAAACAAATGATGGATCAAGGGTATGGAGCCATTATTAATATGGGTTCATTAGCTGGTAAATTGCCTACACCAAATAGCACTGTATATTCAGCAATGAAGGCTGGGGTAATCCAGTTTGATAACGTTTTACGAATGGAAGTTGCTGATTATGGTGTCCAAGTGTTGACAGTTAATCCTGGTCCAATTGATACGCCTTTCTTTGATAAAGCGGATAATGATTATACATATCGGGCACATTTGCCAAAATGGATGTTTATCTCTCCTGAAGACTTAGCTCGACGAATTTGGAATAATGTTGGGTATAAGACAAGGGAAATTAATGTTCCAGGATATGTGGCTTATCTTGGCTGGGCTTACCAAGTTATTCCCGGTTTAGGTGACTGGGCAATTAAGAAATTTTTTGATTTCCAACAGGATAAGAAGAACTTATAATATGCTCCCTTATTTTCATTTTCGTTAAATTGGTGGATTATAGAATGAAGTTAGCCACCCAGTTGGTGGTAAATAAAAAACGCCATTCGGCGTGACATCAGGTATCATATTAAGTGAACCAAACCTATATGAAAGGATGTCCGTCAAATGACGCACTTAAATGATACCATGTCTACTAGTTTATTGACTACTCATAAAAAGAATGCTCATCTTACTAAAGAAGAACGTGTGATGATTGCGACTTTAAAGTCGCAAGGACTTTCCAATCGCGCAATTGGTCGCCAATTAGGAGTTAATCATCAAACAATTAATAACGAGCTCAACCGTGGTACGGTCCGCCAACTTCGTCGTCAAAAATCTAATGGTAAGATTTACGAATATTCTTACTACATCTATAGTTATGAAGCTGGTCAGGCCACATATCTTGAACATCACCGCCATTCTGGTCGTCGTCGCTTATATTATTCTTCAAAGCAATTTTTACGATTAGCTGATCAGCTAATGCTTGGTGAGTTTGACGACCACCATTACTCCCCACAAGCGGTTATTTATAAGGCTCGAGATTTAATGAATGATGGCACCCTGATCCCAAAGTCGGTTGTAACTTTATATCAATGGATTAATGAGGGTGTGCTTCGTACGTCCAATTTAGACCTCTTTGAAAAACCTAAACGTAAGCATCATCGAACTCATCCGCAAGCTAAAAGGTGCTTAGGGCCTAATATTGCTCAACGACCTCAAACTGCGGACCAACGGTCCGAAATTGGCCATTGGGAACTAGATACAGTTCAGGGACAGAAAAACGGTAATGACAGTGTTGTACTAGTAATGACTGATCGCCTTTCACGAGTTAATATCACGAGTAAAATTGCTGGTAAAACTGCGCATGCAGTAAATCAGTTCTTTATAAATTTACGCCAGAAAATGGGCACAGATGCTTACTATCGCATCTTTAAGACAATAACCTCTGACAACGGTTCAGAATTTAGTGAGTTAACACAAGTTCACGATCATGTTTTCTATGCTGATCCGTATTCCCCTTGGGAACGTGGATCCAATGAGATCAATAACCGGTTTCTCCGCAAGGAGATTACCAAAGGTGAAGCTATAAATAACTATAGTAGTGCTCAGATCATAGCGACTAATGATTGGATGAATCACTATCCACGAGCTATGTTTAATGGACATTCGTCAATGGATATCTATCGTAAGGCCTTCTACCAAGAGATATCACAGCTCCATCAACCAATAATCAATTGGTCAGTATTATTTATTTGAGTCCAGTGGCTAACTTATTCTTGAAATTTAGGTTTTCGTTAAATTGCAGAATTTAGCAGTTTCTTTCAAAAAATGAAAGGAGCAAAATAAAAGAGACTGAGTTTATCCCAGCCTCTTGTTTAATTTTGGCGTTGAAATGGTGGTTAATTTTAAATGATTGATGCAAAATTTAAGTGGGAACTTGCCGATAATGCTTCCTCATTAACTGTTGATAATCTTGAAAAAGAGTTAGGCATTTCTAGAATATTGGCAACCTTATTAGCTCAGCAAGGAATCGATTCAACCGAACAAGCAAAAAAATTCTTTGAACCATCGATGGAAGAGATCCATGATCCAACCTTATTGCATGATATGGATAAAGCAGTTGAGCGAATTAAGCAGGCAGTTGAAAAGCAA is part of the Limosilactobacillus reuteri genome and encodes:
- a CDS encoding IS30 family transposase gives rise to the protein MTHLNDTMSTSLLTTHKKNAHLTKEERVMIATLKSQGLSNRAIGRQLGVNHQTINNELNRGTVRQLRRQKSNGKIYEYSYYIYSYEAGQATYLEHHRHSGRRRLYYSSKQFLRLADQLMLGEFDDHHYSPQAVIYKARDLMNDGTLIPKSVVTLYQWINEGVLRTSNLDLFEKPKRKHHRTHPQAKRCLGPNIAQRPQTADQRSEIGHWELDTVQGQKNGNDSVVLVMTDRLSRVNITSKIAGKTAHAVNQFFINLRQKMGTDAYYRIFKTITSDNGSEFSELTQVHDHVFYADPYSPWERGSNEINNRFLRKEITKGEAINNYSSAQIIATNDWMNHYPRAMFNGHSSMDIYRKAFYQEISQLHQPIINWSVLFI
- the rnz gene encoding ribonuclease Z; amino-acid sequence: MQLEFLGTGAGSPSKQRNVASVALRLLEERNAIWLFDVGEATQHQILNTTIRPRKIEKIFITHLHGDHIFGLPGLLSSRSFQGGTEPLTIYGPVGIKRYVQTSLQVSESRLSYPLHFVEITDDGELFNDHGFRVIARKLDHKIACFGYRIEEADHPGELQVEKLREQKVPSGPIYGQLKAGKTVTLPDGRVLDGHDFIGTPQPGRIIAILGDTRQTKNAILLAQNADVLVHESTFAKDETKMAHNYYHSTSKQAAEIAKKAGVKKLLLNHISARYTGKAAYQLAYQVRNIIPDTRVVNDFDVIDIPFKK
- the obgE gene encoding GTPase ObgE; the protein is MNMFVDQIKIEVHAGKGGDGMVAFRREKYVPNGGPAGGDGGRGGSIILKVDEGLRTLMDFRYHRIFKAKNGGNGMSKQMTGPSAEDTIIAVPQGTTVRDLDTGEIIGDLVEKDQELVVAKGGRGGRGNIHFASAKNPAPEIAENGEPGEDHYLELELKMLADVGLIGFPSVGKSTLLSVVTGAKPKIAAYEFTTLTPNLGMVMLPDGRDFAMADMPGLIEGASKGVGLGLKFLRHIERTRVLLHLVDMSSEDPHQAIERYRQINKELANYDPELLKRPQIVVATKMDLPNSADNLAAFKADLAADKTLEKQPEIFPISAVTHQGVQQLMQLTADLLDKTPAFDSESHDKELVAEYRAAAPDKKDEADFTITKDEDGTWVLGGEKLIRLFKMTDLTHEESQLRFARQLRHMGVDDALRAKGVQDGDLVRIEKFVFEFIQ
- a CDS encoding SDR family NAD(P)-dependent oxidoreductase, whose translation is MLRRVKTLRFLRNEVVLITGGSSGIGKELAFEAARRGAIVVVVSRNLEKLQEVAKKCLILSGRPAFAYQLDVTDPDQIDDVLSKVQHEVGGIDVLINSAGLGDFIPVVKESYSSMEKMVHTNLLALMYISRCVAKQMMDQGYGAIINMGSLAGKLPTPNSTVYSAMKAGVIQFDNVLRMEVADYGVQVLTVNPGPIDTPFFDKADNDYTYRAHLPKWMFISPEDLARRIWNNVGYKTREINVPGYVAYLGWAYQVIPGLGDWAIKKFFDFQQDKKNL